A DNA window from Maribellus comscasis contains the following coding sequences:
- a CDS encoding DNA N-6-adenine-methyltransferase has translation MKENDEWYTPAEIIRSLGDFDLDPATCEEAYRINQSAKHIYTLEEDGLKQPWNGRVWLNPPYPNSLRKQFLEKMAEHNNGIALVFSKIEAKWFHNVVLGRATAVKFLYERTRFFRPDGTKGMQPRNGSMLVAYGIENAVILMNNSLKGKFVFL, from the coding sequence ATGAAAGAGAATGATGAATGGTACACACCGGCGGAGATTATCCGCTCGTTGGGTGATTTTGATTTGGACCCGGCTACCTGTGAGGAAGCTTACCGGATAAACCAATCGGCAAAGCATATTTACACTTTGGAAGAAGATGGGCTGAAACAACCCTGGAATGGCAGGGTATGGCTAAACCCACCTTATCCCAATTCACTGAGAAAACAATTTCTTGAAAAGATGGCAGAGCATAACAATGGTATTGCCTTGGTCTTTTCCAAAATTGAGGCTAAATGGTTTCACAATGTAGTGCTTGGCCGCGCAACCGCTGTAAAATTTCTCTATGAAAGAACCCGTTTTTTCCGGCCTGACGGGACGAAAGGCATGCAGCCCAGGAACGGGTCGATGCTTGTGGCATACGGTATAGAGAATGCCGTGATACTAATGAACAACTCGCTGAAAGGCAAATTTGTATTTCTTTAA
- the traN gene encoding conjugative transposon protein TraN yields MKKIILMLAFAVMLFAVKAQEKPTTGDFYNGLTRPLTFDRMIPPYALEVTFNKTVHIIFPSAIRYVDLGSSDLLAAKADGAENVLRVKAAVRDFSQESNLAVITEDGAYYTFNVKYADEPGKLSVEMADFIHDGEAVNRPNNSLDIYLKELGQESPMLVRLIMKSVYKNDKRKIKHIGSKRFGIQYTLKGLYAHNGLLYFHTQLKNTSHVPFSVDYITFKIVDKKVAKRTAIQEQVIYPLRVYNNVQEVGGKTTERMVFTLPKFTIPDDKHLLVELHEKQGGRHQTYFVENADLVRAKVINELKVK; encoded by the coding sequence ATGAAGAAAATTATTTTGATGCTTGCTTTTGCAGTAATGCTATTTGCGGTTAAAGCACAGGAAAAACCCACAACCGGGGACTTTTACAACGGACTGACACGTCCGCTGACTTTCGACCGGATGATTCCACCGTATGCGCTGGAAGTAACCTTTAACAAAACAGTACATATTATTTTCCCATCGGCTATCCGGTATGTGGATTTAGGTTCATCGGATTTACTTGCTGCCAAAGCCGACGGCGCAGAGAATGTACTGCGCGTAAAAGCTGCGGTTCGGGATTTTTCACAAGAAAGCAACCTTGCTGTGATTACTGAAGACGGGGCTTATTACACCTTCAACGTAAAATATGCCGATGAGCCAGGGAAGTTGTCTGTAGAAATGGCCGATTTTATTCACGACGGTGAAGCAGTTAACCGGCCCAATAACTCGCTGGATATTTACCTAAAGGAACTGGGGCAGGAATCGCCAATGCTGGTCAGGTTGATTATGAAATCGGTTTACAAAAACGATAAACGGAAAATCAAACACATCGGTTCCAAGCGGTTTGGGATACAATACACACTTAAAGGGTTGTATGCCCACAATGGGTTGTTATACTTCCATACACAACTGAAAAACACTTCACATGTACCTTTTTCGGTAGATTACATCACGTTTAAAATTGTGGATAAAAAGGTAGCCAAGCGCACCGCTATTCAGGAGCAGGTCATATACCCCCTCCGCGTTTACAACAATGTCCAGGAAGTTGGAGGTAAAACCACTGAACGCATGGTTTTTACGCTTCCCAAATTTACCATCCCCGACGATAAACATTTATTGGTGGAATTGCACGAGAAACAGGGTGGTCGGCACCAGACCTATTTTGTGGAGAATGCTGATTTGGTTCGCGCCAAAGTAATAAACGAATTGAAAGTGAAATAA
- the traJ gene encoding conjugative transposon protein TraJ, whose translation MDFDNLHQVLRNLYEDMMPLCGDMIGVAKGLAGLGALFYVAYRVWQALARAEPIDVFPLLRPFAIGLCILFFPTIVLGTINAVMSPIVRGTHSILETQTFDMEAYQLQKEELEYEARVREGKAWLVDDEAYDQKLKDLGIWDTPEIIGMWNERLWYDIKMWFRQVVRDLLELLFNAAALIIDTLRTFFLVVLSILGPVAFAFSVYDGFQATLTQWLARYISVYLWLPVSDLFSAVLARIQVLMLEADIKLLEDPNYIPDGSYGIYIIFMLIGIIGYFTVPTVANWIIQSGGMGSANHAINKTAGKAGSYAAGMAGGAAGNIGGRLVGR comes from the coding sequence ATGGATTTTGATAATCTGCACCAGGTTCTTAGGAACCTCTACGAAGACATGATGCCTCTTTGCGGCGACATGATTGGCGTGGCAAAGGGATTGGCCGGACTGGGAGCTTTGTTTTATGTGGCATACCGGGTATGGCAGGCTCTGGCACGGGCTGAACCCATCGATGTGTTCCCGCTGCTCCGCCCGTTTGCCATTGGGCTGTGTATCCTCTTTTTTCCAACCATTGTTTTGGGAACTATCAATGCAGTGATGAGCCCGATTGTCAGGGGGACGCATAGTATTTTGGAAACCCAGACTTTTGATATGGAAGCTTATCAGCTACAAAAAGAAGAACTGGAATACGAAGCACGTGTGCGGGAAGGGAAAGCATGGCTGGTGGACGATGAAGCCTACGACCAGAAACTGAAAGACCTCGGAATCTGGGACACCCCTGAAATCATCGGGATGTGGAACGAGAGGCTTTGGTACGACATTAAAATGTGGTTCCGTCAGGTGGTAAGGGATTTACTGGAATTGCTGTTCAATGCGGCAGCGTTAATAATAGATACTTTACGGACTTTCTTTTTGGTGGTGTTATCCATTTTGGGGCCAGTTGCGTTTGCCTTTTCCGTTTATGACGGGTTTCAGGCAACGCTTACCCAGTGGCTTGCCCGCTATATCAGTGTTTACCTTTGGCTGCCGGTTTCCGATCTTTTTTCGGCGGTACTGGCACGTATTCAGGTATTGATGCTGGAAGCTGATATCAAGCTTCTGGAGGACCCCAATTATATCCCTGACGGCTCATATGGAATCTACATAATCTTTATGCTCATCGGGATTATCGGCTATTTTACGGTTCCGACTGTGGCCAACTGGATTATCCAGTCGGGCGGTATGGGCAGCGCCAATCACGCCATTAATAAAACCGCAGGAAAAGCCGGAAGCTATGCCGCTGGCATGGCCGGTGGCGCTGCCGGGAATATCGGTGGTCGCCTTGTCGGGCGGTAA
- the ltrA gene encoding group II intron reverse transcriptase/maturase, which produces MNDIKTSCASTDWQWDTWNGIDWDKCRTAVDKLQARIVKAHKEGRHGKVKALQWTLTHSFYAKALAVKRVTSNKGSKTAGVDHAIWSTPNAKFQAISELKRKGYKPQPLRRVHIKKSNGKLRPLGIPTMKDRAMQALYLLALEPVSETTADSNSYGFRKERSTADAREQCFCVLAKKTSPEWILEGDIKGCFDHISHEWLRNNIPMDKVMLHKWLKCGFVFNKELFPTEEGTPQGGIISPTLANMTLDGLQTMLAEKYHKKFVNRTTTYYPKVHLVRYADDFIITGRTKEALEEIKPMVTEFLQARGLTLSEEKTKITHISEGFNFLGYNIRKYDNGKLLIKPSKESLTKFMKKIRGIIDSNKGSKQESLIRLLNPVIVGWVNYYKNCVASDTFRKADYLIFEKIWQWAKRRHPKKGKNWIADKYFTRIKNRNWCFVADFKRGAKDDRIALKRLYDTKITRYVKVKAESNPFDPEWEEYFKKRKEYKMLKSLDDKRPLLYLWKKQNGICPLCGEPINMDDSWGTTERKSTAEKENHLVHDSCRRRKDQQNKM; this is translated from the coding sequence ATGAACGACATTAAAACATCGTGTGCATCTACTGACTGGCAGTGGGACACTTGGAACGGCATCGACTGGGACAAGTGCAGGACTGCGGTTGATAAGCTACAAGCGCGTATTGTAAAAGCTCATAAAGAAGGCAGACACGGTAAAGTGAAAGCTTTGCAGTGGACGCTGACACATTCGTTTTACGCCAAAGCATTAGCGGTAAAACGTGTTACATCTAATAAAGGCAGTAAAACTGCCGGGGTCGATCATGCAATATGGTCAACTCCAAATGCTAAATTTCAGGCAATTAGTGAACTGAAAAGAAAAGGTTACAAACCTCAACCGTTAAGACGGGTACATATTAAGAAGAGCAATGGTAAATTAAGGCCGCTTGGTATTCCTACTATGAAGGACAGGGCAATGCAGGCACTGTATCTGCTGGCATTAGAACCTGTTTCCGAAACTACTGCGGACAGTAATTCCTACGGATTCCGAAAAGAGAGAAGTACTGCCGATGCAAGGGAACAATGTTTCTGCGTACTGGCAAAGAAAACATCTCCCGAGTGGATTCTGGAAGGTGATATCAAAGGATGCTTTGACCATATCAGCCACGAATGGTTGCGAAACAATATCCCTATGGATAAAGTGATGCTTCATAAGTGGCTTAAATGTGGTTTTGTGTTCAATAAAGAACTGTTCCCGACAGAAGAAGGAACGCCACAAGGCGGGATTATCTCCCCGACTCTGGCTAATATGACATTAGACGGACTGCAAACAATGCTTGCAGAGAAGTACCATAAGAAATTTGTAAACAGGACAACTACCTATTATCCCAAAGTCCATTTAGTACGCTATGCTGATGATTTTATCATCACAGGCAGGACAAAAGAAGCTTTGGAAGAAATCAAACCAATGGTAACAGAGTTTCTTCAGGCAAGAGGGCTTACCTTATCAGAAGAAAAGACGAAGATAACTCACATAAGCGAAGGTTTTAATTTTCTGGGGTACAATATCCGAAAATACGATAATGGGAAACTTCTAATCAAACCTTCTAAGGAAAGCCTAACGAAATTCATGAAGAAAATCCGGGGAATCATTGATTCCAATAAGGGAAGTAAACAGGAATCTCTTATACGGCTTTTAAATCCCGTAATTGTAGGTTGGGTCAACTATTACAAAAACTGTGTAGCCTCTGATACTTTTAGGAAAGCTGATTACCTGATATTCGAAAAGATATGGCAATGGGCAAAAAGAAGACATCCCAAGAAAGGGAAAAACTGGATTGCCGACAAGTATTTCACAAGAATTAAAAACAGGAACTGGTGTTTTGTGGCAGACTTCAAGAGAGGAGCTAAAGATGACAGAATCGCCCTTAAACGGTTGTACGACACGAAAATTACCCGTTATGTGAAAGTGAAAGCTGAATCCAATCCGTTTGACCCGGAATGGGAGGAATATTTTAAAAAGAGGAAAGAGTATAAAATGCTCAAATCTCTGGATGACAAAAGACCATTGCTGTACTTATGGAAAAAGCAAAACGGTATCTGCCCGTTATGCGGCGAACCTATCAACATGGATGATTCATGGGGTACTACTGAAAGGAAAAGTACTGCTGAAAAGGAGAATCATTTAGTGCATGATAGCTGCCGCAGACGGAAGGACCAACAAAATAAGATGTAA
- a CDS encoding DUF3872 domain-containing protein — translation MIVTVLAALALLVSACDDTLDVFQAYSFDLVTMPVQESLREGETAEIRCTLAKEGEYKNAEFFIRMFQPDGEGELKMDSGTVFQPNDLYPLKKTEFRLYYTSHCSDQQTIDVYIQDNFGQVVQKTFSWQDKRASEDITDK, via the coding sequence ATGATAGTGACAGTGCTGGCAGCATTGGCGCTATTGGTTAGTGCCTGTGATGATACGCTGGATGTATTTCAGGCATATAGTTTTGATTTAGTTACCATGCCTGTGCAGGAAAGCCTTCGAGAAGGCGAAACCGCTGAAATTCGCTGCACTCTAGCCAAGGAGGGCGAGTATAAAAATGCGGAGTTTTTTATCCGTATGTTCCAACCGGACGGCGAAGGCGAACTGAAAATGGATAGCGGCACGGTATTCCAGCCAAACGATTTGTACCCGCTCAAAAAAACAGAGTTTCGATTGTATTATACCTCACATTGTTCCGACCAGCAAACAATCGATGTTTATATTCAGGATAATTTTGGTCAGGTGGTGCAGAAGACATTTAGTTGGCAGGATAAAAGAGCAAGTGAAGATATTACTGATAAATAA
- a CDS encoding DUF4141 domain-containing protein codes for MKRIVLIACIVLIGFSYQSKAQWAVIDPSNLVQNIQQVVKSSSTLTNMVKNVQETVKIYEQGKEYYDKLKSVNNLIKDARKVKLTIEMISEISDIYITGFNKMVADPNFTVDELAAISLGYARLMEEGGALVTELKNIVTSSNGLSMTDKERMEMIDQIYNRMLGYRNLTRYYTQKSISVSFIRAKAKADTDRVLALYGSPSERYW; via the coding sequence ATGAAACGAATAGTTTTAATCGCGTGCATAGTTCTGATTGGCTTTTCCTATCAGTCAAAAGCACAATGGGCGGTAATCGACCCGTCCAACCTGGTACAAAATATTCAACAGGTGGTCAAATCTTCGTCCACCCTGACGAATATGGTAAAGAATGTACAGGAAACTGTCAAGATTTACGAGCAGGGTAAAGAATACTACGACAAACTTAAATCAGTAAACAACCTGATTAAAGATGCCCGCAAGGTGAAGCTTACCATTGAGATGATTAGCGAAATCAGCGATATCTATATCACAGGGTTTAATAAGATGGTTGCCGATCCCAATTTTACAGTGGACGAGCTGGCGGCTATTTCATTAGGTTATGCCCGTCTGATGGAAGAAGGCGGCGCATTGGTTACGGAACTGAAAAACATCGTAACCAGTAGTAACGGGCTTTCCATGACGGACAAGGAACGTATGGAAATGATTGACCAGATTTATAACCGGATGCTCGGGTACCGTAATCTGACAAGGTATTACACGCAGAAAAGTATTTCCGTTTCGTTTATCCGGGCCAAGGCAAAAGCCGATACTGATAGGGTGTTGGCGCTTTATGGCAGTCCTTCGGAAAGATACTGGTAA
- the traK gene encoding conjugative transposon protein TraK, with translation MEFKSLKNIETSFRQIRFFALVFLCLCAGITIYSVWNAFSYAEAQRQKIYVLDQGKSLMLALSQDMDQNRPVEARDHVTRFHELFFTLSPDREAIESNITRALFLADRSAYGYYQDMQEKGYFNRVVAGNIQQVIQVDSVACNFASYPYTAVTYARQRIIRSSNVTERSLVTRCNLINSVRSDNNPHGFTIEKFEILENKDIRVLDR, from the coding sequence ATGGAGTTTAAAAGTTTGAAAAATATAGAGACATCATTCCGGCAAATCCGGTTTTTCGCCCTGGTATTTCTTTGTCTCTGTGCCGGGATAACCATTTATTCAGTATGGAATGCTTTCAGTTATGCTGAAGCGCAGCGGCAGAAAATATATGTGCTTGACCAGGGGAAATCGCTTATGCTGGCGCTCTCCCAGGACATGGACCAGAATCGGCCGGTGGAGGCGCGTGACCATGTGACCCGCTTTCATGAGCTGTTCTTTACTCTTTCACCCGACCGGGAAGCCATAGAATCTAATATCACCCGCGCACTCTTCCTTGCCGATCGTAGCGCTTATGGCTATTACCAGGACATGCAGGAAAAGGGGTACTTCAACCGGGTGGTCGCCGGGAATATCCAGCAGGTGATTCAGGTTGACAGCGTGGCGTGCAACTTCGCAAGTTATCCCTACACGGCTGTTACCTACGCCCGACAAAGGATTATCCGGTCGAGCAATGTAACCGAACGCTCGCTTGTTACCCGCTGCAACCTGATTAACTCAGTCAGAAGCGATAATAACCCTCACGGGTTTACCATCGAGAAATTTGAAATCCTTGAAAACAAAGACATCCGGGTTTTGGACCGGTAA
- the traM gene encoding conjugative transposon protein TraM, producing the protein MKEKENNNGEKLASKEKKQLSPQQLQKRKKMVIFPLFFLLFAVSMWFIFAPSGDKSEKTGDTFNTNLPTPKESDIVADKQDAYRQEAMRAKQQEKMRSLQDFAFMLGDETPEEKVSSGKTELHEVPEPTENTPESSRIKNSSETSRTSAFRSSASQYQDINRQLGSFYKEPEPEANDQEQAALEERIGVLERQLQEKNEAEEQLALVEKSYEIAARYMPADKAATETVAAPVRNASETEKETVSIPVSQVSAKVVSLLAAPVPDSGFMREYAKPRNLGFHTVAGEETESTKNTISACVDKTVTITNGQEVQVRILEPIHAGKILVPENTLVSGSARISGERMNISITHIQYAGNIIPVKMEVFDMDGNPGISVPGSEELNAVKEVAANMGTSMGSSITITDDAGSQLLADLGRSVVQGASQYAGKKMRAVRVTLKAGHRVLLLPSE; encoded by the coding sequence ATGAAAGAAAAAGAGAATAACAACGGGGAAAAGCTTGCGTCGAAAGAAAAAAAGCAGCTCTCTCCCCAGCAGTTACAAAAACGAAAGAAAATGGTGATTTTCCCTCTTTTCTTCCTGCTGTTTGCTGTTAGTATGTGGTTCATTTTTGCACCGTCAGGCGACAAAAGTGAAAAAACCGGCGATACCTTTAATACCAACCTGCCCACACCAAAAGAAAGCGATATTGTAGCCGACAAACAGGATGCTTACCGGCAGGAAGCAATGAGGGCAAAGCAGCAGGAAAAGATGCGCTCCCTGCAGGATTTTGCTTTTATGTTAGGTGATGAAACACCGGAAGAAAAAGTATCATCAGGGAAAACAGAACTTCATGAAGTCCCTGAACCTACTGAAAACACTCCTGAATCTTCACGTATAAAAAACAGTTCGGAAACCAGCCGGACCAGCGCGTTCCGCTCATCAGCCAGTCAGTACCAGGACATCAACCGGCAATTGGGGAGTTTCTATAAAGAGCCTGAACCCGAAGCAAACGATCAGGAACAGGCGGCGTTGGAAGAACGCATCGGGGTACTGGAGCGACAGCTTCAGGAGAAAAACGAAGCGGAAGAGCAACTTGCCCTGGTAGAAAAATCCTATGAGATTGCTGCCAGGTACATGCCTGCGGATAAAGCCGCGACAGAAACAGTAGCTGCACCTGTACGAAATGCTTCGGAAACAGAAAAGGAAACTGTTTCTATTCCGGTATCGCAGGTGTCCGCCAAAGTGGTTTCACTTCTGGCTGCTCCCGTACCTGATTCTGGATTTATGAGAGAATATGCAAAACCCCGCAACCTGGGTTTTCACACGGTTGCCGGGGAGGAGACAGAATCGACAAAGAACACTATTAGTGCCTGCGTTGATAAAACGGTAACTATTACCAATGGTCAGGAAGTTCAGGTACGCATACTGGAGCCAATACATGCCGGAAAAATACTGGTCCCGGAAAATACGCTTGTGTCCGGTTCTGCCCGGATCTCAGGAGAACGGATGAACATCTCGATAACCCATATCCAGTATGCCGGGAACATCATTCCGGTTAAAATGGAGGTTTTCGATATGGACGGTAATCCGGGAATTTCCGTGCCGGGGTCCGAAGAACTCAACGCGGTAAAAGAAGTTGCTGCCAATATGGGCACATCAATGGGGAGCAGTATTACCATTACCGACGATGCCGGTTCGCAATTGCTGGCAGATTTGGGGCGGAGTGTTGTTCAGGGCGCCTCACAATATGCAGGTAAAAAGATGCGGGCAGTGAGGGTTACCCTCAAAGCCGGGCACCGGGTATTGCTGCTCCCTTCCGAGTAG
- a CDS encoding DUF3876 domain-containing protein, whose protein sequence is MYSETTGTNPLGTKNEFALDDITGRWKSREGAPDIRVYKSKERKNDCFFMEFAFKAGELFRCPVKKYQGIRYVNLYGVMSLSYNADNDVLQLSAYGKYYRGED, encoded by the coding sequence ATGTATTCAGAAACTACCGGGACTAATCCGTTGGGAACAAAAAATGAATTTGCCCTGGACGATATAACCGGCCGATGGAAAAGCCGGGAAGGTGCACCGGATATCCGGGTTTACAAAAGCAAGGAAAGAAAAAACGACTGCTTCTTTATGGAGTTTGCCTTTAAAGCCGGAGAATTATTCCGGTGTCCTGTCAAAAAATACCAAGGTATCCGGTATGTTAACCTTTACGGAGTAATGAGCCTGTCCTACAATGCGGACAACGATGTACTGCAACTTTCCGCTTACGGAAAATATTACAGGGGTGAGGATTAG
- a CDS encoding TraG family conjugative transposon ATPase: MSWFLFDRNLKLLEPYEGKPSRTVLRGESSRKGADLLGKAIASANMAEYLRYMYKTVRKYFGEAIVVTQEVDDIISSPVVKESIINNSDCKILLDQRKYMNKFDQIQALLGLTEKEKSQILSINMSNAPSRRYKEVWIGLGGVQSAVYATEVSVSEYLTYTTEESEKMEVMQLAGKLDGDIELAIKQLAESKQQ, translated from the coding sequence ATGAGCTGGTTTCTATTCGATAGAAATTTAAAGTTGCTTGAGCCGTATGAAGGGAAACCTTCACGTACGGTTCTTAGAGGGGAAAGCTCCCGTAAGGGAGCTGACCTACTCGGCAAGGCAATTGCTTCGGCTAATATGGCTGAATACCTGCGTTACATGTACAAGACCGTCCGTAAATATTTTGGCGAAGCCATTGTGGTTACGCAGGAGGTGGACGATATTATTTCCAGCCCTGTGGTCAAGGAAAGTATCATCAATAATTCGGATTGCAAGATACTGCTCGACCAACGCAAATACATGAACAAGTTCGACCAGATACAGGCTTTACTGGGACTGACGGAAAAGGAAAAATCGCAAATCCTTTCCATTAACATGAGTAACGCACCCAGCCGCCGGTACAAAGAAGTCTGGATAGGACTGGGTGGTGTCCAGAGTGCGGTTTATGCCACAGAAGTGTCGGTTTCAGAATACCTGACTTACACTACCGAAGAATCGGAAAAAATGGAAGTGATGCAACTTGCCGGAAAACTGGACGGCGACATTGAACTGGCCATTAAACAACTTGCTGAAAGTAAACAGCAATAA
- a CDS encoding conjugal transfer protein TraO — translation MRAAVIVIATALCFVLSNEAHAQRALPGMQGLQITGGMVDGIYSKDNRNESGYYFGAAMATYGRNANKWVFGGEYMARYYPYENGHIPVEQFTGEGGFYYNFLSSRGKAVCFSIGASALAGYETVNRGEKLLNDGATLQNEDGFVYGGALTLDMESYITDRIVLLLTGRERMLLGTTTGHFHTQLGIGLKFIIN, via the coding sequence ATGAGAGCGGCAGTAATTGTAATAGCAACGGCGTTGTGCTTTGTCCTGAGCAACGAGGCACACGCCCAGCGTGCCCTGCCGGGGATGCAGGGTTTGCAAATAACCGGAGGAATGGTTGACGGGATTTATTCCAAAGATAACCGGAATGAATCGGGGTATTACTTTGGTGCAGCGATGGCGACCTACGGTAGAAATGCCAACAAATGGGTGTTTGGCGGGGAGTACATGGCAAGGTATTACCCGTATGAAAATGGGCATATCCCGGTGGAGCAGTTTACCGGAGAAGGTGGGTTTTACTACAATTTTCTGTCAAGCCGGGGAAAAGCGGTTTGCTTTTCTATTGGAGCTTCTGCATTGGCAGGATATGAAACCGTAAATCGTGGAGAAAAACTACTCAACGACGGGGCTACCCTGCAAAATGAAGATGGGTTTGTATATGGTGGGGCGCTTACGCTGGATATGGAGAGCTACATAACCGACCGGATTGTCTTGCTTTTGACAGGCCGGGAACGGATGCTTCTGGGAACAACAACCGGGCATTTTCATACGCAGCTCGGAATTGGATTGAAATTCATAATCAATTAG
- a CDS encoding TraL conjugative transposon family protein, with product MAKNRKRFTAIGERMENRLQQWCGRIPPGKRITVILTLLFLFAGLSLYITFSSLFSFGHDEKEKLNFKHIEGLQLELRDRRNKVDSLKPSNEIYYERKRE from the coding sequence ATGGCAAAAAACAGAAAAAGATTCACTGCCATTGGAGAACGAATGGAAAACCGTCTCCAGCAGTGGTGCGGGAGGATTCCTCCCGGTAAAAGAATTACCGTAATACTTACCCTTCTTTTCCTTTTTGCAGGGCTATCGCTTTACATCACATTTTCATCCCTGTTCAGTTTCGGACATGATGAAAAAGAGAAGCTGAACTTCAAGCATATCGAAGGCCTGCAACTGGAATTAAGGGACAGACGGAACAAAGTGGATAGTTTAAAACCATCAAATGAAATTTATTATGAAAGAAAAAGAGAATAA